A genomic window from Streptomyces mirabilis includes:
- a CDS encoding phosphotransferase, giving the protein MSEIVGSFEINENLVRSLVHEQHPDFAGLDLCVVADGWDNQLWPLADELAVRMPRTERAPSLLRKEHQWLPALTPRLPLPVPTPLRIGEPSARFPRPWTIATWVPGEPADRAPISNDSAADTLADEAVAAPDGEDPPVWLHGDLHPAHVVVSDGALAGVIDFGDMCAGDPAVDLAAARVLVGPTRHRLRGSDNRRPTSWRADCSSSVKPRQ; this is encoded by the coding sequence TTGAGTGAGATCGTGGGCAGTTTCGAGATCAATGAGAACTTGGTGCGCTCTCTGGTGCATGAGCAGCATCCGGACTTTGCAGGACTGGACCTGTGTGTGGTGGCCGACGGTTGGGACAACCAACTGTGGCCTCTCGCGGACGAGTTGGCCGTGCGCATGCCTCGCACGGAGCGTGCGCCGTCCCTCCTGCGCAAAGAGCACCAGTGGCTGCCCGCCCTGACCCCGCGTCTACCACTTCCGGTCCCGACCCCCCTGCGGATCGGTGAACCGTCCGCACGCTTCCCGCGGCCATGGACCATCGCGACATGGGTTCCCGGCGAACCGGCCGACCGCGCTCCAATCAGCAACGACAGCGCGGCCGACACTTTGGCGGACGAGGCCGTTGCGGCTCCCGATGGGGAGGACCCGCCGGTGTGGCTGCACGGCGACCTTCATCCGGCGCATGTCGTCGTCTCGGATGGCGCACTCGCGGGCGTGATCGACTTCGGTGACATGTGCGCCGGTGATCCGGCGGTCGATCTCGCCGCTGCCCGGGTGCTCGTCGGGCCCACCCGCCACCGGTTACGAGGTAGTGACAACCGGAGGCCAACTTCTTGGCGCGCGGACTGCTCTTCTTCGGTGAAACCGCGCCAATGA